A genomic region of Persephonella marina EX-H1 contains the following coding sequences:
- the purT gene encoding formate-dependent phosphoribosylglycinamide formyltransferase, which yields MKIGTPLSYNSTKMLLLGSGELGKEFVIEALRLGIEVIAVDSYQFAPAQQVAQKYYVIDMKNPDQIRNIVYREKPDFIVPEIEAIDTDVLLELEKEGFTVVPSAKAVKYTMNRIGIRRLAAEEVGLKTSAYRFASDIDTYRKAIQEIGLPAVVKPVMSSSGKGQSIVREKDQIDKAWYYAQENARGKGGEVIIEEFIDFDFEITLLTVRTKNQGTLFCEPIGHIQVEGDYHESWQPQPMSETALERAKEIATKITDALGGYGIFGCELFVKGDQVWFNEISPRPHDTGMVTLVSQNMSEFEIHLRAILGLPIDIKLLSPSASYCFHASDWGVAPVYEGVEKALSIPDTKIRIFGKPTTRPKRRMGVALATGSSVEEARKKAKEAAQNIKVVI from the coding sequence ATGAAGATAGGTACACCTTTATCTTACAACAGTACAAAGATGCTTCTTTTAGGTAGCGGTGAGCTTGGGAAGGAGTTTGTGATTGAGGCACTCAGACTTGGTATTGAAGTTATAGCTGTTGACAGCTACCAGTTTGCGCCTGCACAACAGGTTGCCCAGAAATACTACGTTATAGACATGAAAAATCCTGACCAGATAAGAAATATAGTATACAGGGAAAAGCCTGATTTCATAGTTCCCGAGATAGAGGCTATAGATACAGATGTTCTGCTTGAGCTTGAGAAGGAAGGTTTTACGGTAGTTCCGTCAGCAAAAGCTGTGAAATACACTATGAACAGAATAGGCATAAGAAGGCTTGCTGCTGAAGAGGTCGGACTTAAAACCTCAGCCTACAGGTTTGCCTCTGATATAGACACTTACAGAAAGGCTATACAGGAGATAGGCCTTCCGGCTGTTGTAAAGCCTGTTATGAGCTCTTCAGGTAAGGGACAGAGTATAGTGAGAGAAAAGGATCAGATAGATAAGGCGTGGTATTACGCACAGGAAAATGCAAGGGGAAAAGGTGGAGAGGTAATAATAGAGGAGTTTATAGATTTTGATTTTGAGATAACACTGCTTACCGTCAGAACAAAAAATCAGGGAACGCTCTTCTGTGAGCCTATAGGTCATATCCAGGTTGAAGGTGATTACCATGAGAGCTGGCAGCCCCAGCCTATGTCTGAGACAGCACTTGAGAGAGCTAAAGAGATAGCAACAAAGATAACGGATGCACTTGGAGGATATGGTATCTTTGGCTGTGAGCTTTTTGTTAAAGGAGATCAGGTATGGTTTAATGAGATCTCGCCCCGCCCACATGATACGGGAATGGTAACACTTGTTTCGCAGAATATGTCTGAGTTTGAGATACATCTGAGAGCTATACTTGGACTTCCAATAGATATAAAACTTTTATCCCCATCAGCTTCTTACTGTTTCCATGCGTCAGACTGGGGTGTTGCTCCCGTTTATGAGGGGGTAGAAAAAGCCCTGTCTATCCCTGACACAAAGATAAGAATATTTGGGAAACCTACAACAAGACCGAAAAGAAGAATGGGTGTGGCTCTAGCAACAGGAAGCAGTGTAGAAGAGGCAAGAAAAAAAGCTAAAGAGGCAGCACAGAATATAAAGGTGGTAATTTAG